The genomic DNA AAATTGTCCATTATTTGAGGGGATAAATCAAACTTATTTCTTCTACATGATCAGCTTGTGTTTCCTGTTCTACTTTACAATGTTGTCTTTGCAGGAAACGGCTTGAGGCACTGAACCGTGGCATTGGAAAAAGAGAGAACCAAAGTTCTACAGGGGAAGGGGCAAAATCATCTCCCGCTGGGAAGAGGTGGTTCTTTTGGTAGGTTAGTATCTTTCTTTCCTAAGTTGTGGAACGCTGTAGCTTAAGATGTATTATTGCAACAGGATGCACTTATTAATTTCCTCGATATTGTACCTCCATACTGACCATTGTATTTGCCAATGAATGGATTTGCTTATAGGTaacttcaattttgaatttgaaaataTGAAATTCAATTCAGTGTAGACCTTGAAACCATTTGTCATAATATAGATATATTTCGATTTGTCCCATGTACCTTACAGTAACCGACAAAATTCTAAGCTCATTTTTCCCCACATCTGTGCCAGCGCCTCTTCATGAGCTAACGACAACCTAATTGTTTCTTTATCAGTGGAGTAGGTTGGCTAATATACTCTACCCTGCGTGTGCCGCGGATTTACAGTACGCGTTGTGTAGGATCTGCAAACCCGAAAGGCAGCTCCATCCAGCTGTACTGCTATTTTGATCCAGATGTTACGGATAACTTATTAGCTTCCTTTGAGCAACTTCCTGAAGCAAGATTGCAACTGGTAGGGCTATAATATGTCGACAATATGCACCTCTATGGTCGTGCCCTACACCCCTCTGAAGAGTGTACCGTACTCATGTCTTCCGGGGTGCTTAGTTCTTTTATCCGGACTAAAGTTcatatcacatcaaatctttggaggctaattagaagaactaaatatgagttaattataaaactaattacacagatggaggctaattcgcgagacgaatctattaagtctaattaattcatgattagcacatgtttactgtggcatcacattgtcaaatcatggactattaagcttaatagatacgtctcgtgaattagcctccatctatgcaattgggtttgtaattaatctatgtttaatacttctaattagtatccaaacattcgatgtgatagaaattttagtagggactaaagaaccaaacaccccttgcATCTTACTCCGAAGATTCCATTGTTTGGCCTCGTGATATCTGTCTGGATTGCTCACTTTCATCTCAATGTAATTTGTTCCATCGCCCTTTGGTGGCAGTGGAATTTGAATTCAGATCATGACACTATCTGTGCCCAATCGTAAGCTGAACTAACTAATTTGTtgcctacttttttttttctgaactgAGTTGCTGGATTGTTTtcattttctctctcttatATCTCGCTTTCCTTTATCTCAGATCATGTTTTTCTGTTGTCGATTATCATGGAACAGCTGCGCAGATGCTGACCATGTAGATTCTGTTGCCATAACGTAGAGAGAATGTCACTCAACGCCGAGACCAAGAACAAGATCAGGCACCCAGATTTCTTTCACCAACTGTTCATCTTCTGACCATCCCCTCTCCCGCCCTCGCCGGCGTTCCCCGGCATGACAAGCATGGAATCGTTTCATGTGGAGAGCGGCGAGCGAGAAGCAGTTGACTTGCCGAGACTTGATCCGCAGAAAAGCCATGCTTGGTTCCAACGACACTCGTTCTGGTCAGAGCCTCAGAGACGAcgcacccctcctcctcccggctaTAAGGCCTGTACGGGCACACCGTGCCACTCACACCAGCGTGTCCACCTTTACCTGCCATCGTCTCATCCTCGGCCTCACCCTTCAACCAGATTGCCATGGCCTCCGTCCGGGCGCTgctcgcctgcgccgccgccgccaccgtcttcCTCGTCGCGGCGGTGGGCGCCCAGCCGATGGACCCGAACAACCCCATCATGTCGGACCCGAACGTGATCCCCGTGTACATGAGCCCCGGCTCTCCCCCCACCTACGTGAGCTGCTACAACAACACCCATGGCGAGCAAGGGTCGGAGCCCACGTGCTCCATCCTCGCCCGCCAGTGCCCCCGCGGCTGCCGCGACACCTGCTACGTCCACTGTCCCACCTGCAAGCTCGTCTGCCGTAAGCCTCTGATCACCGAATTCTTTCGAGCATACTACCACATTTCCTGCGCAAATATTTTGATCGGTTTCTTGCAGTGTGCGAGCTGACCGGAACGGAGTGCTACGACCCGCGCTtcgtgggcggcgacggcaacaAGTTCCTTTTCCACGGCCGGCGGGACGCGGACTTCTGCCTGGTCTCCGACGCCAACCTGCACATCAACGCGCACTTCATCGGCAAGCGCGGCGCCCGGGGCGCGCGGGACTTCACGTGGGTGCAGGCGCTGGGCATCCGCTTCGGCGGTCACCGCCTGTACCTCGGCGTCCGGCGGACGGCCACCTGGGACGCCGCCGTGGACCGCctcgccatcaccttcgacggCGCGCCCGTcccgctcgacgccgccgccggcgccagctgGAGCCCCACCGCGGCGCCCGCGCTCTCCATCTTCCGCACGGGCGCCGCCAACGGCGTGGTGGTGCGCCTCGACGGCCGGTTCCGGATCGTCGCCGACGCGGTGCCCGTCACCGAGGAGGACTCGAGGGTCCACGGCTACGGCATTCGCCCCGAGGACGGCAGCCTCGCGCACCTCAACGTGGCGTTCAAGTTCTACGCCATCAGCGCCGACGTGCACGGCGTGCTGGGCCAGACCTACAGGCCGGACTACGTGAGCGCCGGGGTGGACGCCGGCGCCAGGGTGCCCGTCATGGGCGGCGCCGCCAGGTACCAGGTGTCGGACATCTTGGCCACGGATTGCGAGGTGGCGCggttcgccggcgacgacgcagGGCTCGCCGGGCCCATGGACATCATCGAGGAGCCCACCGACGCGCTCTGCGGTAGCGGCAAGGGCGGCGCCGGCCTGGTCTGCAAGAAGTGAGTgaagccggccggcggcgagttCCCCCCGGTGACAAGATCGAGGCGCCCGCTGGTTTAGTGTGCCTTTTTTTGCTTCGCGTGTCTAATTGCGTATACGTGCGTGCTGACATATATAGCTGCTGCAGCGACGAAGAGGTAGTAGTTCTATGTGTGGCGACCGAATAAAAGCCGTGGTGTGACGTGTCTTGTGTTCGTCGTGACCGAGGGCAACGCTGGAAAAGTGGCCTGTTGCTCCGGTGTCGGAAGTGTAGTGTTtgctcggattggatccgcatgGTGAAAATTCCTGCCGATCGAATCCTAGCTACTTTTGTTCTTTAATTCAAACTAAAGTTCTCTAATCGCGTAAAAGGTTCTCTAAACAAATTACAGATACTTTGACTTTGCAGCATGTGTCTGGCATCCAAATTGAAATCATGAAGTCAGATTTTTCTCATTTTTGGTAGACTATTGATGCACATATATGACTGTGCCTACGAGATTGAGCTCTGGATAAGCATTTATTTGGTGCCTGCAAGTCCAGACTCTGCGATTCCTTCCAGTACCTGCAAGGCAGAACACCATGCTGCTAGTTCCGGCTTCTGATCATCAACTCCTGCCTTGCGACACGTTCTCTGGTCGCTAAACATATTCCTTGCGTGGCCTGGTTCCAAGAACACCTCGCAGCTCGCAGTACAAGTACAACACCCTCCGCGGAGGAACAGGCTGGCAGCGATGGCGGGAGAGGCACCGGTGCCCGACGCGCTCCGACGATCGGAGCCGCTTCGGCCACCACGCGAAACAAGAAAAGGACGGAGCCGCCACCGCTGTCGCCGACGCCTCATCCGCAGTCTCGTTCTGCTGCTCGgcctcctcgccttcctcctctacctgcggaggcggcgccggcgcatcGTACGGCGCCGATGGAGCAGCCGACGGCGCGAGCgggacgtcgtcgtcgtcgtccaagAGTAGGCGGGAATTGTGTACTGTGTATGTAGCATATGAGTAGCATCCTCGTCTTCTTGTTGACTTCATAGGACTTGGAAAGTATTCTCAGAGTTTTGATTCTTTCGGGCACAGGTTATACTGATCCATATAAAACTTCAACGATTTTCATTTGTTCCAGAGAGAACTTGATCACACCGGCCTTTCTTCACCCTCTGCATTTTTGCAGCAGAAATGCAGAGCCCAATGTGCATAACTTTGCCTTGATCTGGTTGCTGTGTCCGTGTGTCGCCCCAAATCCATTTGTGATCGGTGCGCAGGCTATGCACGCGCGTAAACCGCGATTCCCCCACGAATATCCATCCGTTCTTGCGTTCTTCTTGGATCCCCGCCTCTCCCGTCCGCCGTCTCTCATCGCAATTTATCAAGCTCCGCCTCTAATTTTCCCCCAAACCGAGAGAGAATGAAATTGGGAAAGAGATTCAAGCATGGAGGGTCATTTAATTTGTCCTCATGGAGGGCCAAGGTGAACACTAAACACGATGTCGCGCGTGAGGACGTGCGCTAACAGACCTGGATTTTCGACAAATTTGTTTGGTCAACAGTGCAACAGAAAGAGCAGGAGCAACTCTAAAAGTTTTCCAAAACAGTCTTCCCCAAAATGAAGTATTTGGAactatgctaaaaaaaattccccaaaaaacATATCACCGCACAGCAGAACACTAAAAACTACCCCAATAActcaaaacaggccacgtcatcgtattggaccCATTAGGATCCGttgcttttttttccactaggaGCCCCTTCGCGTCGCGATCTCCAGCGGCGCTGCCGTGACTAGGAGCC from Setaria italica strain Yugu1 chromosome VII, Setaria_italica_v2.0, whole genome shotgun sequence includes the following:
- the LOC101759533 gene encoding uncharacterized protein LOC101759533, which produces MASVRALLACAAAATVFLVAAVGAQPMDPNNPIMSDPNVIPVYMSPGSPPTYVSCYNNTHGEQGSEPTCSILARQCPRGCRDTCYVHCPTCKLVCLCELTGTECYDPRFVGGDGNKFLFHGRRDADFCLVSDANLHINAHFIGKRGARGARDFTWVQALGIRFGGHRLYLGVRRTATWDAAVDRLAITFDGAPVPLDAAAGASWSPTAAPALSIFRTGAANGVVVRLDGRFRIVADAVPVTEEDSRVHGYGIRPEDGSLAHLNVAFKFYAISADVHGVLGQTYRPDYVSAGVDAGARVPVMGGAARYQVSDILATDCEVARFAGDDAGLAGPMDIIEEPTDALCGSGKGGAGLVCKK